A genomic window from Candidatus Kouleothrix ribensis includes:
- a CDS encoding anti-sigma factor: protein MTTPPDDIMDTLAAYALGALAPDEIARVEALLAAQPELRAQLAELRATADALPYGLPDAQPAADLRQRTLDYATGRASRRTARTGDGLAARARGWIMALATLAAVALVAAAIGWAQVIGANNDARRLRGEIAAAQAQLGQLQQQISAANKVLASLESAAGQAALLQTNAGAAVFVARLPALPPGRVYQLWRIQGTNAPASAGLFTVSPQGFGQAELPGGQPPAAGEIIAVTDEPAGGSPGPTTQPIISATINA, encoded by the coding sequence ATGACTACTCCGCCCGACGACATTATGGACACCCTGGCAGCGTATGCGCTCGGCGCGCTCGCGCCCGACGAGATCGCCCGTGTCGAGGCGCTGCTCGCTGCGCAGCCCGAGCTGCGCGCACAGCTGGCCGAGCTGCGCGCCACCGCCGACGCGCTGCCATACGGCCTGCCCGACGCGCAGCCGGCCGCCGACCTGCGCCAGCGCACGCTTGACTACGCGACCGGCCGGGCCAGCCGGCGCACGGCCCGCACTGGCGACGGCTTGGCCGCACGCGCGCGGGGCTGGATCATGGCGCTGGCCACGCTGGCCGCTGTCGCCCTGGTGGCAGCGGCGATCGGCTGGGCACAGGTGATCGGCGCGAACAACGACGCGCGCCGGCTCCGCGGCGAGATCGCGGCCGCCCAGGCCCAGCTTGGCCAGCTCCAGCAGCAGATCAGCGCGGCCAACAAGGTGCTGGCGTCGCTCGAGAGCGCGGCCGGCCAGGCGGCGCTGCTGCAAACCAACGCCGGGGCGGCCGTGTTCGTAGCCCGGCTGCCTGCACTACCACCCGGCCGAGTCTACCAGCTCTGGCGCATCCAGGGCACCAATGCACCGGCCAGCGCCGGCCTGTTCACAGTCAGCCCACAGGGCTTCGGCCAGGCCGAGCTGCCGGGCGGGCAACCCCCGGCTGCGGGCGAGATCATCGCCGTAACCGACGAGCCGGCCGGCGGCAGCCCCGGCCCCACCACTCAGCCGATCATCAGCGCCACGATCAATGCATAA
- the lon gene encoding endopeptidase La, with amino-acid sequence MPDDLPILFDFPTSPEARVANGQSGERELPIVPLINTVLFPHMLTPLFVGRERSVAAVEEAMEGDRTILAIAQREQDVEDVGPGDLFTIGVEAHIQRVLKMPDGSTSIVVQGRQRMRVRDFTAERPMLRAAATPIYSEEEKSLAVEAMMRAVLSLFEKVVKLSRTLPDDSYIMAMNVDEPGWLADLIASTLPLDVPRRQEILETIDPEERLRRLSIMLTQELDVLELESRIHTQVQKEVDKSQREFFLREQMKAIQRELGQEDPLQRELADLRERVIAAGMPEKVQLKALDELERMEAMSPAAPEYSVIRTYIDWLLDLPWAQQTDDTHDLIEAARTLDHNHYGLPKVKERMLEFMAVRQLAGPRLKAPILCFVGPPGVGKTSLGRSIAEALGRRFVRISLGGIHDEAEIRGHRRTYIGALPGRIIKAMKDVGTINPVFMLDEIDKLGSDFRGDPAAALLEVLDPEQNNAFTDHYLDVHYDLSRVMFVTTANLLDPIPPPLRDRMEVIRLPGYTEEEKLQIARQFLVPKQIEANGLAAPDAAANDDRPQLGPERSPQFGEKAIRHLISSFTYEAGVRNLERQIGSICRKIARRVAEGRAYPSVITPAVIDKFLGPALHSHGATEARDEVGVATGLSWTANGGDTMAIEVSVMEGRGTLTLTGQLGDVMRESAQAALSFARANAKLLGIDDRRFDKTDIHIHVPEGAVPKDGPSAGITLATALISALTGRAVKRNVAMTGEITLRGRVLPVGGVKEKILGAHRAGIETVILPRKNETDLSEVPAHVKRRLSFVPVDHMDDVLAQAFCEPPFQARPAKRAKKDKATP; translated from the coding sequence ATGCCCGATGATCTCCCGATCCTATTCGATTTCCCAACCAGCCCCGAAGCCAGAGTGGCGAACGGCCAGAGCGGCGAGCGCGAGCTACCGATCGTCCCACTGATCAACACAGTGCTGTTCCCGCACATGCTCACGCCGCTGTTCGTCGGCCGCGAGCGCTCAGTCGCGGCGGTTGAAGAGGCCATGGAAGGTGACCGCACCATCCTGGCGATTGCCCAGCGCGAGCAGGATGTTGAGGATGTCGGGCCTGGCGACCTGTTCACGATTGGCGTTGAGGCGCACATCCAGCGCGTGCTGAAGATGCCCGACGGTTCGACCTCGATCGTGGTGCAGGGCCGGCAGCGCATGCGCGTGCGCGATTTCACCGCCGAGCGGCCGATGCTGCGGGCCGCCGCCACGCCGATCTACAGCGAAGAAGAGAAATCACTCGCGGTCGAGGCCATGATGCGCGCAGTGCTCTCGCTGTTCGAAAAGGTCGTCAAGCTCTCGCGCACGCTGCCCGACGACTCGTACATCATGGCCATGAACGTCGATGAGCCAGGCTGGCTGGCCGACCTGATCGCCTCGACGCTGCCGCTAGACGTGCCGCGCCGCCAGGAGATCCTCGAGACGATCGACCCCGAGGAGCGGCTGCGCCGGCTCTCGATCATGCTGACCCAGGAGCTCGACGTGCTCGAGCTGGAGAGCCGCATTCACACGCAGGTGCAGAAAGAGGTCGACAAATCGCAGCGCGAGTTCTTCCTGCGCGAGCAGATGAAGGCCATCCAGCGCGAGCTAGGCCAGGAAGACCCGCTACAGCGCGAGCTTGCCGACCTGCGCGAGCGCGTGATTGCCGCCGGCATGCCCGAGAAAGTGCAGCTCAAGGCGCTCGACGAGCTTGAGCGCATGGAGGCCATGTCGCCGGCCGCGCCCGAGTATAGCGTCATCCGCACCTACATCGACTGGCTGCTCGACCTGCCGTGGGCCCAGCAGACCGACGACACGCACGATCTGATCGAGGCCGCGCGCACGCTCGACCACAACCACTACGGGCTGCCCAAAGTCAAGGAGCGCATGCTCGAGTTCATGGCCGTGCGCCAGCTGGCCGGGCCACGCCTGAAAGCCCCCATCCTGTGCTTCGTCGGGCCGCCTGGCGTAGGCAAGACCAGCCTGGGCCGCTCGATTGCCGAGGCGCTCGGCCGCCGCTTCGTGCGCATCTCGCTCGGCGGCATCCACGACGAAGCCGAGATTCGCGGGCACCGCCGCACCTATATCGGCGCGCTGCCCGGCCGGATCATCAAGGCCATGAAAGATGTCGGCACGATCAACCCGGTGTTCATGCTCGACGAGATCGACAAGCTCGGCAGCGACTTCCGCGGCGACCCCGCCGCCGCGCTGCTTGAAGTGCTCGACCCCGAGCAGAACAACGCCTTCACCGACCACTACCTCGACGTACACTACGACCTCTCACGCGTGATGTTCGTAACTACCGCGAACCTGCTCGACCCCATCCCGCCGCCGCTGCGCGACCGCATGGAGGTGATCCGGCTGCCGGGCTACACCGAAGAAGAGAAGCTCCAGATTGCGCGGCAGTTCCTGGTGCCGAAGCAGATCGAGGCCAACGGGCTGGCCGCACCCGACGCCGCCGCAAACGACGACCGGCCGCAGCTTGGCCCCGAGCGCAGCCCGCAGTTCGGCGAAAAGGCCATCCGCCACCTGATCAGCAGCTTCACCTACGAGGCCGGCGTGCGCAACCTCGAGCGCCAGATCGGCTCGATCTGCCGCAAGATCGCGCGGCGCGTGGCCGAGGGGCGCGCCTACCCCTCGGTGATCACCCCGGCGGTGATCGACAAATTTCTGGGGCCGGCGCTACACAGCCACGGTGCGACCGAGGCACGCGACGAGGTGGGCGTGGCGACTGGCCTGAGCTGGACGGCGAATGGCGGCGATACGATGGCGATCGAGGTGTCGGTGATGGAGGGCCGCGGTACACTGACGCTGACCGGCCAGCTTGGCGACGTGATGCGCGAGTCGGCGCAGGCCGCGCTCTCGTTCGCGCGCGCGAATGCCAAGCTGCTTGGCATCGACGATCGGCGCTTCGACAAGACCGACATCCACATCCATGTGCCCGAGGGCGCCGTGCCGAAGGATGGCCCCTCGGCCGGCATCACGCTGGCTACTGCGCTGATCTCGGCACTGACCGGCCGGGCAGTCAAGCGCAACGTGGCCATGACCGGCGAGATCACGCTGCGCGGGCGGGTGCTGCCGGTGGGCGGGGTGAAGGAGAAGATCCTGGGTGCGCACCGCGCCGGCATCGAGACGGTGATCCTGCCGCGCAAGAACGAGACCGACCTGTCGGAAGTGCCGGCGCACGTGAAGCGGCGCCTGAGCTTTGTGCCCGTCGATCATATGGACGACGTGCTGGCGCAGGCGTTCTGCGAGCCGCCGTTCCAGGCCCGCCCGGCTAAGCGCGCGAAGAAAGACAAGGCCACGCCGTAA
- a CDS encoding SH3 domain-containing protein: protein MTREDRGPYDTRTTRSSRQSDTEPTDRLGAGRAAGADPVNPDWRGSRATRKNRRTQGLPSSRQEFVLWLQYGGWRVVVAAVALLLLLLVMIYISRSPQRVPQFSQPTEVAQIPAVGAGVSSLPDQPSAVSGSISPTAAAPSALGAAKFRVINTGDQGLFLRPDHNTDQPPLKTLTDGSVVTIVGQDFSGPDRVWKHVRDDTGAEGWVAADFLQAVP from the coding sequence ATGACGCGGGAAGATCGCGGCCCGTACGATACGCGGACGACTCGTTCATCGCGCCAGAGTGATACCGAGCCGACCGATCGGCTGGGTGCGGGGCGGGCCGCTGGCGCCGACCCGGTCAACCCCGATTGGCGTGGCTCGCGTGCGACGCGCAAGAACCGCCGCACCCAGGGGTTGCCTTCGTCACGCCAGGAGTTCGTGCTGTGGTTGCAGTATGGCGGCTGGCGGGTGGTAGTGGCGGCGGTGGCGCTGTTGCTGCTGCTGCTGGTCATGATCTATATCTCGCGCTCGCCGCAGCGCGTGCCGCAGTTCAGCCAGCCAACCGAGGTCGCGCAGATCCCCGCCGTTGGCGCGGGTGTGTCGAGCTTGCCGGATCAGCCCAGCGCCGTCAGCGGCTCGATCAGCCCGACCGCCGCCGCCCCCAGCGCGCTCGGCGCGGCGAAGTTCCGCGTGATCAATACCGGCGACCAGGGCCTGTTCCTGCGGCCCGATCATAACACCGACCAGCCGCCGCTCAAGACGCTGACCGACGGCAGCGTGGTGACGATCGTCGGCCAGGATTTCAGCGGCCCCGACCGGGTCTGGAAGCATGTGCGCGACGACACCGGCGCCGAGGGCTGGGTCGCCGCCGATTTCCTGCAGGCCGTGCCCTAG
- a CDS encoding GDP-mannose 4,6-dehydratase, protein MPTRVLITGVTGPVGSFLADYLLTLPDVEVHAFKRWRSDTRPIAQLYGQVTFHEGDIEDPFAVVAAVRAAAPDRIYHLAAQSYPSASWQAPVTTLRTNVEGTINLLEAVRAHAPAARVHIAGSSAEYGWVTPDEVPIPETRALRPASPYGVSKVTQELLGLQYHDSYGLHVLVTRSFNHVGPRQGDRCSIQTFCQQMALIEASRQPPILQVGNLEARRDFTHVADVARALWLLLGHGTPGTVYNLCSGAATRIGAIVELVRARGRVPVDVQVDPARLRPSDEAILQGDNTRLRAATGWAPQIAMPQIVDELLAYWRAAV, encoded by the coding sequence GTGCCAACCCGCGTTCTGATCACCGGCGTCACCGGCCCGGTCGGCAGCTTCCTGGCCGATTACCTGCTCACACTGCCCGATGTTGAGGTTCACGCCTTCAAGCGCTGGCGCAGCGATACCCGCCCGATCGCGCAGCTGTATGGGCAGGTGACCTTCCACGAGGGCGATATTGAGGATCCTTTTGCGGTGGTGGCGGCGGTGCGCGCTGCCGCGCCCGACCGGATCTACCACCTGGCTGCTCAGAGTTACCCCTCGGCCTCGTGGCAGGCGCCCGTCACGACGCTGCGCACCAACGTTGAAGGTACGATCAATCTGCTCGAGGCGGTGCGCGCCCACGCCCCGGCTGCGCGCGTCCATATCGCCGGCTCGAGCGCCGAGTACGGCTGGGTTACGCCCGATGAGGTGCCGATCCCCGAGACGCGCGCGCTGCGGCCGGCTTCGCCCTACGGCGTCAGCAAGGTCACCCAAGAGCTGCTGGGCCTGCAGTACCACGATAGCTACGGCCTGCACGTGCTGGTGACGCGCTCGTTCAACCACGTCGGCCCGCGCCAGGGCGACCGCTGCTCGATCCAGACGTTCTGCCAGCAGATGGCGCTGATCGAGGCCAGCCGCCAGCCGCCCATCCTGCAGGTTGGCAACCTCGAGGCCCGCCGCGATTTTACGCATGTGGCCGATGTGGCCCGCGCGCTGTGGCTGCTGCTCGGCCACGGTACCCCTGGCACGGTCTACAATCTGTGCTCGGGCGCGGCCACGCGTATCGGCGCGATCGTCGAGCTGGTGCGCGCACGCGGCCGTGTGCCGGTGGACGTGCAGGTCGATCCCGCGCGGCTGCGCCCATCCGACGAGGCGATCTTGCAGGGTGATAACACGCGCCTGCGCGCAGCCACTGGCTGGGCACCCCAGATCGCCATGCCCCAGATCGTCGATGAGCTGCTGGCCTACTGGCGCGCAGCCGTGTGA
- a CDS encoding PQQ-binding-like beta-propeller repeat protein — translation MPLIKKAGPTKGIGSDSTLHDEGDTNLLGGKATDSKQAHTPTMQAGVVLQGRYAIEGTLGVGGMSVVYRGRDLRFKDVVRPCAIKEMFQSAPDSNTRLLNLKNFERESGLLATLHHPAIPKVYDFFEENGRFYLILELVPGSDLETVLDEAGGPLPEERVARWAAQICDVLAYLHNRSPEPVVFRDMKPSKVMVTPEERIVLIDFGIARNLNRGDRKGTMIGTEGYSPPEQYRGMAEPRGDVYALGATLHHLLTASDPRLETPFTFHERPLRQLNPAISPELDAIVAKALEYDAGARWNSAEEMKQALIGLPALSGQAGGMGTRASAPATTRGRVANTELLWSFKCEDEVRSSPCVSNGMLFVGCYDTNLYAIDSGRGEFRWKYPTEGGISSSPMVWQDMVIVGSEDGAVYALDARRGALRWTFRTAKAVRSSPRVEDRVVFVGSDDQHFYALDGLRGTMIWKHRSWMPIRSSACVANGAVYVGGSDGHVYCFDIRNGGLKWKQKTQQPVISSPAFSEGLVFVGSMDGNIYALDGEGGWPAWRYRTNHYVNSSPCVVGTRVFIGGVDGIMYAIEAKNGRLSWKFDTTSQITSSPRSDGGKVVFGAADGFVYCLDAGTGTLLWKFQTNGPVVSSPTVQEGVVYIGSMDHQVYALRA, via the coding sequence ATGCCCTTAATCAAGAAAGCCGGACCAACCAAAGGCATAGGCTCCGATTCAACCCTGCACGATGAGGGCGACACCAACCTGCTGGGCGGCAAGGCCACCGATAGCAAGCAGGCGCATACCCCAACTATGCAAGCGGGCGTGGTGCTACAAGGCCGCTACGCGATCGAGGGCACGCTGGGCGTGGGCGGCATGAGCGTGGTATACCGCGGCCGCGACTTGCGGTTCAAGGATGTGGTGCGGCCCTGCGCGATCAAAGAGATGTTCCAGAGCGCGCCCGACTCGAACACGCGCCTGCTGAACCTCAAGAACTTCGAGCGCGAGTCGGGCCTGCTGGCCACGCTGCACCACCCGGCCATCCCCAAGGTCTACGATTTCTTCGAAGAGAACGGCCGCTTCTACCTGATCCTCGAGCTCGTGCCGGGCAGCGACCTCGAGACCGTGCTCGACGAGGCCGGTGGGCCGCTGCCGGAAGAGCGCGTGGCACGCTGGGCCGCGCAGATCTGCGATGTGCTGGCGTATTTGCACAACCGCAGCCCCGAGCCGGTGGTGTTCCGCGATATGAAGCCCTCGAAAGTGATGGTGACCCCCGAAGAGCGCATTGTGCTGATCGACTTCGGCATCGCACGCAACCTCAACCGCGGCGACCGCAAGGGCACCATGATCGGCACCGAGGGCTACTCGCCGCCCGAGCAGTACCGCGGCATGGCCGAGCCGCGCGGCGATGTGTACGCCCTGGGCGCAACATTACACCACCTGCTGACAGCCAGCGACCCACGGCTCGAGACGCCGTTTACATTCCACGAGCGCCCGCTGCGCCAGCTCAACCCGGCGATCTCACCCGAGCTCGATGCAATCGTCGCAAAGGCGCTCGAGTACGATGCCGGGGCGCGCTGGAACTCGGCCGAAGAGATGAAACAGGCGCTGATTGGGCTGCCGGCACTCAGCGGGCAGGCCGGCGGCATGGGCACGCGCGCGAGCGCCCCGGCTACCACCCGTGGGCGCGTGGCCAACACCGAGCTGCTGTGGAGCTTCAAGTGCGAAGACGAGGTGCGCTCGTCGCCGTGCGTATCCAATGGCATGCTGTTCGTCGGCTGCTACGATACCAACCTGTACGCGATCGACAGTGGGCGTGGCGAGTTTCGCTGGAAATACCCAACCGAAGGCGGCATCTCGTCGTCGCCGATGGTCTGGCAAGACATGGTGATCGTCGGGTCGGAAGATGGCGCCGTGTACGCGCTCGACGCGCGCCGCGGCGCCTTGCGCTGGACGTTCCGTACCGCCAAGGCGGTACGCTCGTCGCCGCGTGTCGAAGATCGCGTGGTGTTCGTGGGGTCGGACGACCAGCACTTCTACGCGCTCGACGGCCTGCGCGGCACCATGATCTGGAAGCATCGCAGCTGGATGCCCATCCGCTCGTCGGCCTGCGTCGCCAATGGCGCGGTATACGTCGGCGGCAGCGACGGCCACGTATACTGCTTCGATATTCGCAACGGCGGGCTCAAGTGGAAGCAGAAGACCCAACAGCCGGTGATCTCGTCGCCGGCATTCAGTGAAGGGCTGGTGTTCGTCGGCTCGATGGACGGCAATATCTATGCGCTCGATGGCGAGGGCGGCTGGCCGGCCTGGCGCTATCGCACCAATCATTATGTAAACTCATCGCCATGTGTCGTTGGCACGCGCGTATTCATCGGCGGGGTCGACGGGATCATGTACGCGATCGAAGCCAAGAATGGCCGGCTCTCGTGGAAGTTCGACACCACCAGCCAGATCACCTCGTCGCCGCGCTCGGATGGCGGCAAAGTCGTGTTCGGCGCGGCCGATGGCTTTGTATATTGCCTGGATGCCGGCACCGGCACGCTGCTGTGGAAGTTCCAGACCAACGGCCCGGTCGTGTCGTCGCCAACCGTGCAGGAGGGCGTGGTCTATATTGGCTCGATGGATCACCAGGTGTACGCGCTGCGCGCCTAG
- a CDS encoding serine/threonine-protein phosphatase encodes MSLISKLFRKSEPDEQEQAEPTPPAATAPHAAPEVGELAQPAQPGDAVPATAPDTAPAPERTNWWDEQPAPADTTPAAEAPAHAEQAAAELPAPAARAAAGTQPLNELPDDQAASVEEEPGTRPLAAGDLPSLAMIRSQRGLAFAAARDIGRVRTINQDSIFAMITTLPREGNDISIGLFIVADGMGGHHGGEVASRMAISTVAHQVLAELVVPALTDGATEALQPLIIAAVQEANRAIWEHAQVVGSDMGTTCTVALLLGRALYLGHVGDTRAYLATPTGLRLITNDHSTVGRLIQVGQLDPSEAREHPLRSQLYRTIGQQPEVLVDFSYEQIGDATHLLMGSDGLWGMLDDEVMFDVLLHHFWPQDACNELIARANLAGGDDNISAVVVTLPAPT; translated from the coding sequence ATGTCGTTGATCAGCAAGCTGTTCCGCAAGAGCGAGCCCGACGAGCAGGAGCAGGCCGAGCCTACGCCGCCGGCAGCCACCGCGCCGCACGCCGCACCAGAGGTTGGCGAGCTGGCGCAGCCTGCCCAGCCCGGCGACGCTGTGCCGGCCACCGCACCCGACACGGCACCAGCACCCGAGCGCACAAACTGGTGGGATGAGCAACCCGCACCGGCCGATACCACCCCTGCCGCCGAAGCGCCTGCGCACGCCGAGCAGGCCGCCGCCGAACTGCCGGCACCGGCCGCGCGCGCCGCCGCCGGCACCCAACCGCTCAACGAACTGCCCGACGACCAGGCAGCGAGCGTTGAGGAAGAGCCGGGCACGCGCCCGCTTGCCGCCGGCGACCTGCCATCGCTCGCCATGATCCGCTCGCAGCGCGGGTTGGCGTTCGCCGCCGCGCGCGACATCGGGCGCGTGCGCACGATCAACCAGGACAGCATCTTCGCCATGATCACGACGCTGCCGCGCGAGGGCAACGATATCTCGATCGGGCTATTCATCGTGGCCGACGGCATGGGCGGGCATCATGGCGGCGAGGTTGCCAGCCGCATGGCAATCAGCACCGTAGCGCACCAGGTGCTGGCTGAACTGGTGGTGCCGGCGCTCACCGACGGCGCAACCGAAGCGCTGCAACCGCTGATCATCGCGGCCGTGCAGGAGGCCAACCGAGCGATCTGGGAACATGCGCAGGTGGTCGGATCCGACATGGGCACGACCTGCACGGTTGCGCTGCTGCTTGGGCGTGCGCTATACCTGGGGCATGTGGGCGACACACGCGCCTACCTGGCCACACCAACCGGCCTGCGCCTGATCACCAACGACCACTCGACCGTCGGGCGGCTGATTCAGGTCGGCCAGCTCGACCCATCGGAGGCGCGCGAGCACCCGCTGCGCTCGCAGCTGTACCGCACGATCGGGCAACAGCCCGAAGTGCTGGTCGACTTCAGCTACGAGCAGATCGGCGACGCGACGCACTTGCTCATGGGCAGCGACGGGCTATGGGGCATGCTCGACGACGAGGTGATGTTCGATGTGTTACTGCATCACTTCTGGCCACAAGACGCGTGTAACGAGCTGATCGCCCGCGCCAACCTGGCCGGCGGCGACGACAACATCTCGGCGGTTGTCGTGACCTTACCCGCGCCGACCTAG
- a CDS encoding VWA domain-containing protein: protein MPPGIRLQRTLSRTMIGESTEQQLLYVLLEATPEGIAAQLPKLPLNLCLVLDRSSSMRGDRLNQVKDAAGRIIDQLSQDDYFALVVFNDRADVVVQSQRATNRADLKQALGRIEASGGTEMANGMAMALQEIQRPMISRGISRMLLLTDGRTYGDESRCVDIARRAQQRGIGLTALGVGSEWNEDLLETMTARENSRAHYIASASDITSVFADELKRLHSIFAQQVGMQIAARPGGLVRSVDRVRPFIAPVAISEEADLRWSAGLGDWPGSDVHAFLIEVVTPPLSTGDHPLLKITVRYDLPSANMRDQVAEEIVRVGVRPADQVNYQVDSTVKYWLERLVAYRLQSSAWQDVEAGRLDEATRRLQMAGTRLFEAGEVALAQTVQEEATRLLRSGSTSEEGRKRIKFGTRGLMGRVPGDERENGK from the coding sequence ATGCCACCTGGCATTCGTCTCCAGCGCACGCTGAGCCGCACCATGATCGGCGAGAGCACCGAGCAGCAGCTGTTGTACGTGCTGCTCGAAGCAACCCCCGAGGGCATCGCGGCGCAGCTGCCAAAGCTGCCGCTAAACCTGTGCCTGGTTCTCGATCGCAGCTCGTCGATGCGCGGGGATCGGTTGAATCAGGTGAAAGACGCGGCCGGCCGGATCATCGACCAGCTCAGCCAGGACGATTACTTCGCGCTGGTGGTATTCAACGATCGCGCCGACGTAGTGGTGCAATCGCAGCGCGCCACCAACCGCGCCGATCTCAAGCAAGCGCTTGGCCGGATCGAGGCCAGCGGCGGCACCGAGATGGCCAACGGCATGGCGATGGCACTGCAAGAGATCCAGCGCCCCATGATCTCGCGCGGCATCAGCCGGATGCTGCTGCTCACCGACGGCCGCACCTATGGTGACGAGAGCCGCTGCGTCGATATTGCGCGGCGCGCCCAACAGCGCGGGATCGGCCTGACGGCACTGGGGGTTGGCAGCGAGTGGAACGAGGATCTGCTCGAGACCATGACCGCGCGCGAAAACAGCCGCGCGCACTATATCGCCAGCGCCAGCGACATCACCAGCGTCTTCGCCGACGAGCTTAAGCGCCTGCACTCAATCTTCGCGCAGCAGGTAGGTATGCAGATCGCCGCGCGGCCAGGCGGGCTGGTACGCTCGGTCGACCGAGTGCGGCCGTTCATTGCGCCGGTGGCGATCAGCGAAGAGGCCGACCTGCGCTGGAGTGCCGGGCTAGGCGACTGGCCCGGCAGCGATGTGCATGCATTTCTGATCGAGGTGGTTACGCCGCCGCTGAGTACGGGCGACCACCCGCTCCTCAAGATCACTGTGCGCTACGACCTACCCAGCGCCAATATGCGCGACCAGGTGGCCGAAGAGATCGTGCGGGTTGGCGTGCGCCCGGCCGACCAGGTCAACTACCAGGTCGACTCGACCGTCAAGTACTGGCTCGAGCGGCTGGTGGCCTACCGGCTCCAATCGAGCGCATGGCAGGATGTCGAGGCCGGCCGGCTCGACGAGGCAACCCGCCGGCTGCAGATGGCCGGCACACGTCTGTTCGAGGCCGGTGAGGTGGCGTTGGCGCAAACGGTACAAGAAGAGGCCACGCGGCTGCTGCGCAGCGGCAGCACCAGCGAGGAAGGCCGCAAGCGGATCAAATTTGGCACGCGTGGGCTGATGGGCCGGGTACCCGGCGACGAGCGCGAGAACGGAAAGTAA
- a CDS encoding FHA domain-containing protein yields MQICANCHSKQFDGTIFCAECGASMFATNRRETTMSLGQRGLTGDLIDAPSVAPAPVAMPAGPQITLVIMNSGRRISLDIADDLLIGRKDNARGIFPDIDLGLDGGYDSGVSRRHAILACSNGAYSVEDLGSANGTFVNGRRLAPQLATRLSSGDELKCGTLLMRVEFE; encoded by the coding sequence ATGCAAATCTGCGCAAACTGCCATTCTAAGCAATTCGACGGCACGATCTTCTGTGCTGAGTGTGGCGCGAGCATGTTCGCGACAAACCGCCGCGAGACGACCATGTCGCTGGGGCAGCGCGGGCTGACCGGCGACCTGATCGATGCGCCGAGTGTCGCGCCGGCGCCGGTGGCGATGCCAGCCGGGCCGCAGATCACGCTCGTAATCATGAACAGTGGCCGACGGATCAGCCTCGACATCGCTGACGACCTGCTGATCGGCAGGAAGGACAACGCGCGCGGGATCTTCCCCGACATCGACCTTGGCCTCGACGGCGGGTACGACTCGGGGGTATCGCGCCGGCATGCCATCCTGGCGTGCAGCAACGGCGCCTATAGCGTCGAGGATCTCGGCAGCGCCAACGGTACATTTGTAAACGGCCGGCGGCTGGCGCCACAGCTGGCGACGCGGCTAAGCAGTGGCGACGAGCTCAAGTGCGGCACACTGCTGATGCGAGTCGAGTTTGAGTGA